From the Amycolatopsis thermoflava N1165 genome, one window contains:
- a CDS encoding alpha/beta fold hydrolase produces MVSRRMLTVLGGAAALVTGTAAATIAVTAQQQRQRDHLTGERLGTLDPDRTSTVAADDGTPLSVSEIDPADGGKPELTVVGVHGFALSQLSWHFQRRDLASLTLPRVRQVYYDHRGHGASGPANEKTSTIEQLARDLDAVLRAVAPEGPIVLMGHSMGGMVVMELAQQNPELFAERICGVAFIATAAGEVGRKGLPRGLLSKYNPLTRGVGELAGWQPGLVEFVRAAGGQLTRQAVRLLAFGSRDVDPRVVDFMLEMLAVTSVKELVGFVDTLGSHNRYAALAGLKHAHVLVIGADTDRFTPYSHAERIAAELPDAELVRVRGAGHMVQLEQPEVVDSHLIDLVQRCAGVTDESRPRRMWRWLNQ; encoded by the coding sequence ATGGTGTCCCGCCGCATGCTCACCGTGCTCGGCGGTGCCGCCGCGCTGGTCACCGGCACCGCGGCGGCCACCATCGCGGTGACCGCGCAGCAGCAGCGCCAGCGGGACCACCTCACCGGCGAACGCCTCGGCACCCTCGACCCGGACCGCACGTCCACGGTCGCCGCGGACGACGGCACCCCGCTGTCGGTGTCCGAGATCGACCCGGCCGACGGCGGCAAACCCGAGCTGACCGTGGTGGGTGTGCACGGGTTCGCGTTGTCGCAGCTGAGCTGGCACTTCCAGCGCCGCGACCTGGCGTCGCTCACGTTGCCGCGCGTGCGGCAGGTCTACTACGACCACCGCGGGCACGGCGCGTCCGGCCCGGCGAACGAGAAGACCAGCACCATCGAACAGCTGGCCCGCGACCTTGACGCGGTGCTGCGCGCCGTGGCGCCGGAGGGGCCGATCGTGCTCATGGGGCACTCGATGGGCGGCATGGTGGTCATGGAGCTGGCCCAGCAGAACCCGGAGTTGTTCGCCGAGCGGATCTGCGGGGTCGCGTTCATCGCGACCGCGGCAGGCGAGGTGGGCCGCAAGGGGCTGCCGCGCGGGCTGCTGTCCAAGTACAACCCGCTGACCCGCGGGGTCGGCGAGCTCGCCGGGTGGCAGCCGGGGCTGGTCGAGTTCGTGCGGGCCGCGGGCGGGCAGCTGACCCGGCAGGCCGTGCGGCTGCTCGCGTTCGGCTCCCGCGACGTCGACCCGCGCGTGGTCGACTTCATGCTCGAAATGCTGGCCGTGACGTCGGTGAAGGAGCTGGTCGGGTTCGTCGACACGCTCGGCAGCCACAACCGGTACGCCGCGCTGGCCGGTCTGAAGCACGCGCACGTGCTGGTGATCGGTGCCGACACCGACCGGTTCACGCCGTACTCGCACGCGGAGCGGATCGCGGCGGAGCTGCCCGACGCCGAGCTGGTGCGGGTGCGCGGCGCCGGGCACATGGTGCAGCTCGAACAGCCCGAGGTGGTCGACAGCCACCTCATCGACCTGGTACAGCGATGCGCGGGTGTGACGGACGAGTCCCGTCCGCGGCGGATGTGGCGGTGGTTGAACCAATGA
- a CDS encoding extracellular solute-binding protein — MTGAPPRGVARRSVLRGALAGGAALATGGLLGACGVRQDAPRIVTDDRWRQFAGATINLISENTAPTAAIAANLKPFTDLTGINVNIVTLELSALVQKVALDLAGGESQYHVIYADPYQVLAPYSKGLVDLRELAAQPGLPEFTGWDDFIPTQLDAAGRFGDRDKIFAVPYDCPTMIWQYRADLFDKYGARMADDLGFDPTPGLDRTWDEYLRIARWFNDNADEVAYGTGHQAKQHDSLMCDFSNVLWSYGGDYFDNGTEVGLYGTTDPGPCRLGSDQAIAAAEFYQRLLSIADPSSKTWDWNGLAPALSSGRIAMCVNWHEYAAANEKAMPGRFGYAPLPRGPVRSANHYGGCGIGINGNTQPNERMAAWLFVLWATSTQTQLANLKSEAGGGTPTRQSVYDLPEVRAAEHRPSAMPNILAAPAVATAWQPENIGLRPKIPMWNECDTAVYTQLSKMLAGDSSPADTMRGAATKIDRITARGWAA; from the coding sequence ATGACGGGAGCGCCCCCAAGGGGCGTCGCGCGGCGGTCGGTGCTCAGGGGGGCACTGGCGGGCGGCGCGGCCCTCGCCACCGGCGGCCTGCTCGGCGCCTGCGGCGTCCGCCAGGACGCGCCGCGGATCGTCACCGACGACCGCTGGCGCCAGTTCGCAGGCGCCACGATCAACCTGATCTCCGAGAACACCGCCCCCACCGCGGCGATCGCGGCGAACCTCAAGCCGTTCACCGACCTGACCGGCATCAACGTCAACATCGTCACGCTGGAGCTGTCCGCCCTGGTCCAGAAGGTCGCGCTCGACCTGGCCGGCGGCGAGTCGCAGTACCACGTGATCTACGCCGACCCCTACCAGGTGCTCGCGCCCTACTCGAAGGGCCTGGTCGACCTGCGTGAACTCGCCGCGCAGCCCGGCCTGCCCGAGTTCACCGGCTGGGACGACTTCATCCCGACCCAGCTCGACGCGGCCGGCCGGTTCGGCGACCGGGACAAGATCTTCGCCGTCCCCTACGACTGCCCGACGATGATCTGGCAGTACCGCGCCGACCTGTTCGACAAGTACGGCGCCCGCATGGCCGACGACCTCGGCTTCGACCCGACCCCTGGCCTCGACCGCACCTGGGACGAGTACCTGCGGATCGCGCGGTGGTTCAACGACAACGCCGACGAGGTCGCCTACGGCACCGGCCACCAGGCCAAACAACACGACTCGCTGATGTGCGACTTCTCCAACGTGCTGTGGTCCTACGGCGGCGACTACTTCGACAACGGCACCGAGGTCGGCCTCTACGGCACCACCGACCCCGGCCCGTGCCGCCTCGGCAGCGACCAGGCCATCGCCGCCGCCGAGTTCTACCAGCGGCTCCTGTCGATCGCCGACCCGTCGTCGAAGACCTGGGACTGGAACGGCCTGGCCCCGGCGCTCAGCTCGGGCCGCATCGCGATGTGCGTCAACTGGCACGAGTACGCGGCGGCCAACGAGAAGGCCATGCCCGGCCGCTTCGGTTACGCCCCGCTGCCGCGCGGTCCGGTCCGCTCCGCCAACCACTACGGTGGCTGCGGCATCGGCATCAACGGCAACACCCAGCCCAACGAGCGCATGGCCGCCTGGCTGTTCGTGCTCTGGGCGACCTCGACGCAGACGCAGCTGGCCAACCTCAAGAGCGAGGCGGGCGGCGGCACCCCGACCCGGCAGTCCGTCTACGACCTGCCCGAGGTTCGCGCCGCCGAGCACCGGCCCTCCGCGATGCCGAACATCCTCGCCGCGCCCGCCGTGGCCACCGCGTGGCAGCCGGAGAACATCGGTCTGCGGCCGAAGATCCCGATGTGGAACGAGTGCGACACCGCCGTCTACACGCAACTGTCCAAAATGCTCGCCGGGGATTCCTCGCCCGCGGACACCATGCGCGGCGCGGCCACGAAGATCGACCGGATCACGGCACGGGGGTGGGCGGCATGA
- a CDS encoding carbohydrate ABC transporter permease, which yields MTSAIDRTPLRARLGVRAVVIVGLLWTLVPLVWMVASSFKTDVDVTAAEPEFLFQPTLENYRSLFTGANNLGPYIWHSVLASGISSVLAVAIGALAGYGLAGTRMRAKKHVAFWIISTRMAPIAVVVLPLFLLFRGANLIDSIPGLILAYLTFNLPFAIWLMSAFFAEVPPSVEESALVAGCTRWQAFWHVVLPLTKSGLVTTFVLCLVFSWNDYAFALVFSGPHSQTLPIAADQLVTQTGIDWGQLTAIGTIVVLPMIVAGLAVRRWLVTGLTLGAVTGE from the coding sequence ATGACGAGCGCCATCGACCGCACGCCGCTGCGCGCCCGGCTGGGCGTCCGCGCCGTGGTGATCGTGGGTCTGCTGTGGACACTGGTGCCGCTGGTGTGGATGGTGGCGTCCTCGTTCAAGACCGATGTGGACGTCACAGCCGCGGAGCCGGAGTTCCTGTTCCAGCCCACGCTGGAGAACTACCGCAGCCTGTTCACCGGGGCCAACAACCTCGGCCCCTACATCTGGCACAGCGTGCTCGCGTCCGGGATCTCCTCGGTGCTCGCCGTGGCGATCGGCGCGCTGGCGGGCTACGGGCTCGCCGGCACCCGGATGCGGGCCAAGAAGCACGTCGCGTTCTGGATCATCTCGACCCGGATGGCGCCGATCGCCGTCGTGGTGCTGCCGCTGTTCCTGCTGTTCCGCGGCGCGAACCTGATCGACAGCATCCCCGGGCTGATCCTGGCGTACCTGACCTTCAACCTGCCGTTCGCGATCTGGCTGATGAGCGCGTTCTTCGCCGAGGTGCCGCCGTCGGTGGAGGAGTCGGCGCTGGTCGCGGGCTGCACGCGGTGGCAGGCGTTCTGGCACGTCGTGCTGCCGCTGACCAAGTCGGGCCTGGTGACCACCTTCGTGCTGTGCCTGGTGTTCTCCTGGAACGACTACGCGTTCGCGCTGGTGTTCAGCGGTCCGCACTCGCAGACCCTGCCGATCGCCGCCGACCAGCTCGTGACGCAGACGGGAATCGACTGGGGCCAGCTCACGGCCATCGGCACTATTGTGGTGTTGCCGATGATCGTGGCCGGTCTCGCCGTGCGCCGGTGGCTGGTCACCGGCCTGACGCTGGGAGCCGTGACAGGTGAGTGA
- a CDS encoding DeoR/GlpR family DNA-binding transcription regulator has protein sequence MPRPSDAEVEQRRQEVLRHVIDCGEVRIDQLTEQFGVSLMTMHRDLDDLAERRLLRKLRGKVAAYPALTMETAKRFRENLNLPLKEALSALAFEQVAAGQTVFVDDSTTLFPLVRRFPELGRLVVITNSLEEARILGEAEGVEVLLLGGRYTEFDSCSGPDTVAALGRMRADVGFVSATAVAGGRLYHPVRDYADLKTAALAASNRNVLVVDHSKFGRTATYDYGDVGAYDVVITDDMTPADEIAAMRALGVEVLVAEVPEGS, from the coding sequence GTGCCTAGACCGTCCGACGCCGAGGTCGAGCAGCGCCGCCAGGAGGTCCTGCGGCACGTGATCGACTGCGGTGAGGTGCGCATCGACCAGCTGACCGAGCAGTTCGGGGTCAGCCTGATGACGATGCACCGCGACCTCGACGACCTCGCGGAGCGGCGGTTGCTGCGCAAGCTGCGCGGCAAGGTAGCGGCGTACCCGGCGCTGACCATGGAGACGGCGAAGCGCTTCCGGGAGAACCTCAACCTGCCGCTGAAGGAAGCGTTGTCCGCGCTGGCGTTCGAGCAGGTGGCGGCCGGGCAGACGGTGTTCGTCGACGACTCGACGACGTTGTTCCCGCTGGTCCGCCGGTTCCCGGAGCTGGGGCGGCTGGTGGTGATCACCAACTCGCTGGAGGAGGCCCGCATCCTCGGCGAGGCCGAGGGCGTCGAGGTGCTGCTGCTCGGCGGCCGCTACACCGAGTTCGACTCGTGCAGCGGCCCGGACACCGTCGCCGCCCTCGGCCGGATGCGCGCCGACGTCGGATTCGTCTCCGCGACCGCGGTCGCCGGCGGACGGCTGTACCACCCGGTGCGCGACTACGCCGACCTCAAGACGGCCGCGCTGGCCGCGTCGAACCGGAACGTGCTGGTGGTCGACCATTCGAAGTTCGGCCGCACGGCGACCTACGACTACGGTGACGTCGGCGCCTACGACGTCGTGATCACCGACGACATGACGCCCGCCGACGAGATCGCCGCGATGCGGGCGCTCGGCGTGGAAGTGCTGGTGGCCGAAGTTCCGGAGGGATCATGA
- a CDS encoding NAD(P)-dependent alcohol dehydrogenase, whose protein sequence is MPATMKVAVLYGIHDIRVEERPVPEPAPDEVLIRVASVGTCGSDVHYYEHGRIGDFVVEQPLVLGHEPSGMVVARGKDARRHEIGARVALEPGVPCSVCGECKAGRYNLCPRMRFFGTPPIDGAFCEYVVLREDFAHPVPDALSDDAAGLLEPLSVGVWASRKSRVAPGSRVLITGAGPIGLVATQTARAFGASEVVVTDVNPRRLQVAEELGATATIDVSRESLADAGFEPDVLLECSGVPAAAGQAIRTVARAGRVVLIGMGGDEIPLPLAHVQNFELEVTGTFRYANTWPTAIALAAGGEVDLDRLVTHRFGLDEVEQALTIAGKDDSVIKAVVRA, encoded by the coding sequence GTGCCCGCGACGATGAAGGTCGCCGTGCTGTACGGGATCCACGACATCCGCGTCGAGGAGCGTCCCGTGCCGGAGCCTGCGCCGGACGAGGTGCTGATCCGGGTCGCCTCCGTCGGCACCTGCGGTTCCGACGTGCACTACTACGAGCACGGCCGCATCGGCGACTTCGTCGTCGAGCAGCCGCTGGTCCTCGGCCACGAGCCCAGCGGCATGGTCGTCGCCAGGGGCAAGGACGCGCGGCGGCACGAGATCGGCGCGCGCGTGGCCCTCGAACCGGGCGTGCCGTGCTCGGTGTGCGGCGAGTGCAAGGCGGGCCGCTACAACCTGTGCCCGCGCATGCGGTTCTTCGGCACGCCGCCGATCGACGGCGCGTTCTGCGAGTACGTGGTGCTGCGCGAGGACTTCGCGCACCCGGTGCCGGACGCGCTCAGCGACGACGCGGCCGGCCTGCTCGAACCGCTGTCGGTGGGCGTGTGGGCGAGCCGCAAGTCGCGCGTCGCGCCGGGCAGCCGCGTGCTGATCACCGGCGCCGGGCCGATCGGGCTGGTCGCGACGCAGACCGCGCGGGCGTTCGGCGCGAGCGAGGTGGTCGTCACCGACGTCAACCCGCGCCGCCTCCAGGTGGCGGAGGAGCTGGGCGCGACCGCGACGATCGACGTGTCGCGGGAAAGCCTGGCCGACGCCGGGTTCGAGCCGGACGTGCTGCTCGAATGCTCGGGCGTGCCCGCCGCCGCCGGGCAGGCGATCCGCACGGTCGCCCGCGCCGGCCGGGTCGTGCTGATCGGCATGGGCGGCGACGAGATCCCGCTGCCGCTGGCGCACGTGCAGAACTTCGAGCTGGAGGTCACCGGCACCTTCCGGTACGCGAACACCTGGCCGACGGCGATCGCGCTGGCCGCGGGCGGCGAGGTCGACCTGGACCGCCTGGTCACCCACCGGTTCGGCCTGGACGAGGTCGAGCAGGCCCTCACCATCGCCGGGAAGGACGACTCGGTCATCAAGGCGGTGGTGCGTGCCTAG
- the alr gene encoding alanine racemase codes for MSPDLPRAEVVVDLAALRHNVALLASRAAVSGAATMAVVKADGYGHGAVPVARAALQAGATWLGACSLGEALALREAGLTAPILAWLDLPSTDFAPGVAADVDLAASSRAELARIADAARRTGKRARVHLKIDTGLSRNGCPAADWPALVKEAAGEPDVEVVAIWSHLACADEPGHPSIDQQAERFAAAYEIARDAGLKPLRHLANSAATLNRPDLHFDLVRPGIAIYGLNPNPEPEDLRPVMTFRSSVVLTKRIRAGESVSYGHTWTAQRDTTLALVPTGYADGVPRTLSGRMDVWLHGKRRPVAGRVCMDQLVVDCGDDEPPLGAEVVLFGDGARGEPTAREWADKIGTIDYEIVTGMYRPRIRRRYLAEDV; via the coding sequence ATGAGCCCCGATCTCCCCCGCGCCGAGGTTGTCGTAGACCTGGCTGCCCTGCGGCACAACGTCGCCCTGCTCGCGAGCCGGGCGGCGGTTTCCGGTGCCGCCACGATGGCTGTCGTCAAGGCCGACGGCTACGGCCACGGCGCGGTCCCCGTCGCGCGCGCCGCGCTGCAGGCGGGCGCGACCTGGCTCGGGGCCTGCTCGCTCGGCGAGGCGCTCGCGCTGCGCGAGGCGGGCCTCACCGCGCCCATCCTGGCCTGGCTCGACCTGCCGAGCACCGACTTCGCGCCCGGCGTCGCCGCGGACGTGGACCTCGCGGCCAGTTCGCGGGCCGAACTCGCGCGCATCGCCGACGCCGCCCGCCGCACCGGCAAGCGCGCGCGGGTCCACCTGAAGATCGACACCGGCCTGTCCCGCAACGGCTGCCCCGCCGCCGACTGGCCCGCCCTGGTCAAGGAGGCCGCCGGGGAGCCGGACGTCGAGGTCGTCGCGATCTGGTCGCACCTCGCGTGCGCCGACGAGCCGGGCCACCCGTCGATCGACCAGCAGGCCGAGCGCTTCGCCGCGGCGTACGAGATCGCCCGCGACGCCGGCCTGAAACCGTTGCGGCACCTGGCGAACTCGGCCGCCACCCTGAACCGGCCGGACCTGCACTTCGACCTCGTCCGCCCGGGCATCGCGATCTACGGCCTCAACCCCAACCCGGAGCCCGAGGACCTGCGCCCGGTGATGACGTTCCGGTCCTCGGTCGTGCTCACCAAACGGATCCGCGCCGGCGAGTCCGTCTCCTATGGACACACGTGGACCGCGCAGCGGGACACCACGCTCGCCCTCGTGCCCACCGGGTACGCCGACGGGGTGCCGCGCACGCTGTCCGGCCGGATGGACGTGTGGCTGCACGGCAAGCGCCGTCCGGTCGCCGGTCGCGTGTGCATGGACCAGCTGGTCGTGGACTGCGGTGACGACGAGCCGCCGCTGGGTGCGGAGGTGGTCCTGTTCGGCGACGGCGCGCGGGGCGAGCCGACCGCGCGCGAATGGGCCGACAAGATCGGCACCATCGACTACGAGATCGTCACCGGCATGTACCGGCCCCGGATCCGGCGGCGGTACCTGGCGGAGGACGTCTGA
- the xylB gene encoding xylulokinase, translated as MTDKLVAGVDSSTQSTKIVVCDAETGAVVRTGRAAHPDATEVDPREWWRAFTEAGDGLLDGVQALGVGGQQHGMVTLDEDGEVVRPALLWNDTRSGQAAEDLVRELGGPAAWTEAVGSVPVASFTVTKLRWLAENEPELADRVARVVLPHDWLTWRLTGGEAVTDRGDASGTGYFSPAEGVYRRDILKHAFGGRDPELPRVLGPAEAAGRTPDGVLVSAGTGDNMAAALALGLGEGDVVVSLGTSGTVFGVCETASADATGLVAGFADATGRFLPLACTLNAARVLTATAAMLGTDLAGFDRLALAAQPGAEGLTLLPYLDGERTPNLPTAAGSLHGLRRGNMTPENLARAAVEGMLCGLSAGLDAVAAQGLAARRVLLIGGAAQSEAVRAIAPIVFGVPVVVPEPAEHVALGAARQAAWALAGGAEPPVWEAKAQVTLEQPRSPEVGDEIRGRHLAVRQLVHDVPLQGA; from the coding sequence ATGACGGACAAGCTCGTGGCCGGGGTCGACTCGTCCACCCAGTCGACCAAGATCGTCGTCTGCGACGCGGAGACCGGCGCGGTGGTACGCACCGGCCGCGCCGCGCACCCGGACGCGACCGAGGTGGACCCGCGCGAGTGGTGGCGGGCGTTCACCGAGGCCGGCGACGGGTTGCTGGACGGCGTCCAGGCGCTCGGCGTCGGCGGTCAGCAGCACGGCATGGTGACCCTCGACGAGGACGGCGAGGTCGTGCGGCCGGCGTTGCTGTGGAACGACACGCGCTCCGGGCAGGCGGCCGAGGACCTGGTGCGGGAGCTGGGCGGCCCGGCGGCGTGGACGGAGGCGGTCGGCTCGGTGCCGGTCGCCAGCTTCACCGTGACGAAGCTGCGGTGGCTCGCGGAGAACGAGCCGGAGCTGGCCGACCGGGTGGCGCGCGTGGTGCTGCCGCACGACTGGCTGACCTGGCGCCTGACCGGCGGCGAGGCGGTGACCGACCGCGGCGACGCGTCCGGCACGGGCTACTTCTCGCCGGCGGAGGGCGTGTACCGGCGGGACATCCTCAAGCACGCGTTCGGCGGCCGGGACCCGGAGCTGCCGCGGGTGCTGGGCCCGGCGGAGGCGGCCGGGCGGACACCGGACGGGGTGCTCGTGTCGGCGGGCACGGGCGACAACATGGCCGCGGCGCTGGCGCTCGGCCTCGGCGAGGGCGACGTCGTGGTGTCGCTGGGCACGAGCGGCACGGTGTTCGGCGTGTGCGAGACGGCGTCCGCGGACGCCACCGGACTGGTCGCCGGTTTCGCCGACGCGACCGGCCGGTTCCTGCCGCTGGCCTGCACGCTCAACGCGGCGCGCGTCCTGACCGCGACGGCCGCGATGCTGGGCACCGACCTGGCCGGGTTCGACCGGCTGGCGCTGGCGGCCCAGCCGGGCGCCGAGGGCCTGACGCTGCTGCCGTACCTGGACGGCGAGCGCACCCCGAACCTGCCCACGGCGGCCGGTTCGCTGCACGGCTTGCGCCGGGGCAACATGACGCCGGAAAACCTGGCGCGCGCCGCGGTCGAAGGGATGCTGTGCGGCCTGTCGGCGGGTCTCGACGCGGTGGCGGCGCAGGGCCTGGCCGCCCGGCGGGTGCTCCTGATCGGCGGGGCGGCCCAGTCCGAGGCGGTGCGGGCCATCGCGCCGATCGTGTTCGGGGTGCCGGTGGTGGTGCCGGAGCCGGCGGAGCACGTCGCGCTGGGGGCCGCGCGCCAGGCGGCGTGGGCGCTGGCGGGAGGTGCCGAGCCGCCGGTGTGGGAGGCCAAGGCGCAGGTGACGTTGGAGCAGCCGCGGTCGCCCGAGGTCGGGGACGAGATCCGCGGCAGGCACCTGGCGGTGCGGCAGCTGGTGCACGACGTGCCGCTGCAGGGAGCGTGA
- a CDS encoding NAD(P)H-hydrate dehydratase translates to MQGIWKTDRIRAAEDRLLAVTPEGALMHKAAFAVAVHAAEMLAEHTGRVSGRRVALLVGAGNNGGDALWAGAFLRRRNVSVTAILLKPEKAHAAGLAALRRAKGRVVTAEDGPAVLQVADLVVDGIVGLSAHGGLRPDAAALVEHVRAPVLAVDLPSGVEPDTGVVPGDAVTATRTVTFGARKPVHVLNPSRCGRVELVDIGLELDDPDLWQLDAADVGRAWPVPGPEDNKYSQGVTGVAAGSATYPGAAVLATGSAVLATSGMVRYAGPAADVVRSRWPEVVATGSVTDAGRVQAWVVGPGIGTGREGREVLAHVLGAGVPVCADADATTLMAHRPDVLDARDPGTPLVLTPHAGEFERLMGRPPGEDRVASVREAAAKYNAVVLLKGNVTIVAAPDGRVLVNVARGSWLATAGSGDVLSGLIGSLLAGGLEPWLAAGCAAYVHSLAGELAARGVPVSASGILAAIPDAVRRVRAGVL, encoded by the coding sequence GTGCAAGGCATCTGGAAGACAGACCGGATCCGCGCGGCCGAAGACCGGCTGCTGGCCGTCACGCCGGAAGGCGCGTTGATGCACAAGGCCGCGTTCGCGGTCGCCGTGCACGCGGCCGAGATGCTGGCCGAGCACACTGGGCGGGTGTCCGGGCGCCGTGTCGCGCTGCTCGTCGGCGCGGGCAACAACGGCGGTGACGCGTTGTGGGCCGGTGCGTTCCTGCGCCGCCGCAACGTGAGCGTCACCGCGATCCTGCTCAAGCCCGAGAAGGCGCACGCCGCCGGTCTTGCCGCGTTGCGCCGGGCGAAGGGCCGGGTGGTCACCGCCGAGGACGGTCCGGCCGTGCTCCAGGTCGCGGACCTGGTGGTCGACGGGATCGTCGGCCTGTCCGCGCACGGCGGCCTGCGCCCGGACGCGGCCGCGCTGGTCGAGCACGTCCGCGCGCCGGTGCTGGCGGTCGACCTGCCCAGCGGTGTCGAGCCGGACACCGGGGTGGTGCCGGGCGACGCGGTCACGGCCACGCGGACGGTCACGTTCGGCGCGCGGAAGCCGGTGCACGTGCTCAACCCGTCGCGTTGCGGGCGGGTCGAGCTGGTCGACATCGGCCTCGAACTGGACGATCCGGACCTGTGGCAGCTGGACGCGGCCGACGTCGGGCGCGCGTGGCCGGTGCCGGGGCCGGAGGACAACAAGTACAGCCAGGGCGTGACGGGCGTCGCGGCCGGATCGGCGACCTACCCGGGCGCCGCGGTGCTCGCGACCGGCTCGGCGGTGCTGGCGACGTCCGGCATGGTGCGCTATGCCGGGCCGGCGGCCGACGTCGTGCGGTCGCGGTGGCCGGAGGTCGTGGCGACCGGTTCGGTGACCGACGCGGGCCGCGTGCAGGCGTGGGTGGTCGGGCCGGGGATCGGGACCGGCCGCGAGGGGCGCGAGGTGCTGGCCCACGTGCTCGGCGCCGGGGTGCCGGTGTGCGCGGACGCCGACGCGACCACGTTGATGGCGCACCGCCCGGACGTCCTGGACGCGCGCGACCCGGGCACGCCGCTGGTGCTGACCCCGCACGCGGGCGAGTTCGAACGGCTGATGGGCCGCCCGCCGGGCGAGGACCGGGTGGCCTCGGTGCGGGAGGCCGCGGCGAAGTACAACGCCGTGGTGCTGCTGAAGGGCAACGTCACGATCGTCGCCGCCCCGGACGGCCGGGTGCTGGTGAATGTGGCGCGTGGTTCTTGGTTGGCGACGGCTGGTTCCGGGGATGTGTTGTCGGGGTTGATCGGTTCGTTGCTGGCGGGTGGGTTGGAGCCGTGGCTGGCTGCTGGGTGTGCGGCGTATGTGCACTCGCTGGCGGGGGAGTTGGCGGCGCGTGGGGTGCCGGTGTCGGCGTCGGGGATTCTGGCCGCGATTCCGGATGCGGTGCGGAGGGTGCGCGCCGGCGTGCTCTGA
- a CDS encoding carbohydrate ABC transporter permease: protein MTTTLDAPAEAPVRNAKARKRFGFHGLMMTPGMVLLALLSVIPLVTIIATSFSRVHLLGGVVFDNVGLTYWARLFGDLDLWVQWLRTIAFFVLTVGLEMVLGLGFALCLWKLVRARNLLLTLFLLPMFVAPVIVGLLGRFLTDSTFGLYTWLLGLVGYHGDILGGGTSAFLAVVAMDVWEWTPLITLVVLAGLTAVPQSIREAAALDGANGWQSFRHVLLPSISGVLLVALLIRSMDAIRYFDIISVTTNGGPADATKTVPIRLYETAFRFFDLGYAAVIGLVMLVVTILIARAFVRVLDRKGLTR, encoded by the coding sequence ATGACCACGACACTCGACGCGCCCGCCGAGGCGCCCGTCCGGAACGCCAAGGCACGCAAGCGGTTCGGCTTCCACGGCCTCATGATGACGCCGGGCATGGTCCTGCTCGCGCTGCTGTCGGTCATCCCGCTGGTCACGATCATCGCGACGAGCTTCTCGCGCGTGCACCTGCTCGGCGGAGTCGTGTTCGACAACGTCGGCCTGACCTACTGGGCGCGGCTGTTCGGCGACCTCGACCTGTGGGTGCAGTGGCTGCGCACCATCGCCTTCTTCGTGCTGACCGTCGGCCTGGAAATGGTGCTGGGCCTGGGATTCGCGCTGTGCCTGTGGAAGCTGGTACGCGCCCGCAACCTGCTGCTGACGCTGTTCCTGCTGCCGATGTTCGTCGCGCCGGTGATCGTCGGCCTGCTCGGCCGGTTCCTCACTGACTCCACGTTCGGCCTCTACACGTGGCTGCTCGGCCTGGTCGGCTACCACGGCGACATCCTCGGCGGCGGCACGTCGGCGTTCCTGGCGGTGGTCGCGATGGACGTCTGGGAGTGGACGCCGCTGATCACGCTGGTCGTGCTCGCCGGCCTGACCGCGGTGCCGCAGAGCATCCGCGAGGCCGCGGCGCTGGACGGTGCGAACGGCTGGCAGAGCTTCCGGCACGTCCTGCTGCCCTCGATCTCCGGGGTGCTGCTGGTGGCGCTGCTGATCCGCTCGATGGACGCGATCCGCTACTTCGACATCATCAGCGTCACCACCAACGGCGGCCCCGCCGACGCGACCAAGACGGTGCCGATCCGGCTGTACGAAACGGCTTTCCGCTTCTTCGACCTCGGCTACGCCGCGGTGATCGGGCTCGTCATGCTCGTCGTGACGATCCTCATCGCGCGGGCGTTCGTCCGGGTACTGGACAGGAAGGGGCTGACCCGATGA